The Antarcticibacterium flavum genome contains the following window.
GTACATAGAACCACTTCAGGAGAGCTGAAAGCATTTTCAGCAGTATGTACCCATATGGGGTGTGTAGTTAACTGGAACAATGCAGAAAAGTCCTGGGACTGTCCTTGTCATGGGACCAGATTTGATATGGATGGCGAGGTGCTGGAGGGGCCGGCATTTGAGCCATTGCCCCGAATAAAAGAATAGTTTTTTAAAAAAATTGGAAAGGGAGATGCAGCAAAGTGAAGATCGGTTCACAGTGGAAAAGGGAAAGAGGTTAGGAACGATATATATTACTATACCAATCAAATAGTAAATATTATTATGATAGGGGAACCCGCCGGCGAAAGCCGGGTCCTGGTAGATGCCGGTATGGCCAAAAGTGGGGAGGGGATTATAAAGGTGGCAGAAAAGAGGTTCGGAAAGGGAAATAAACCTGCAGCCATCATTTTAACCCTTGGGCATTTTGACCACGTGGGAGGGCTGGTGTATTTCCTGGGTGAATGATCTATAGATATTTCCGGGGTTTTACAGGAATTACCCAAAGATAATACAGTTCACAGGCTTCCTGAATGGCAATGGATCCACGTGCCGGGACATGCTCCCGGGCAGGTTGCTTTATATAATCAGGCGGCAAAGATTTAGAATAAAAAAAAGGGGCAGCCTTCGTTGGATGCCCCTTTCTTATTCCTGTTTGGCGAGGGTTAGTTATTGATAATGATCTTCTTCTGCACCAAACCTCTTTCCGTGTAAAGTTTTACGGTATACACAGCTGAATTATAGCTGCGTATTGGTAATCTCGTCTCCTTTTGAACCGGAAGGTTATAGAATTCTTCGATCACCTGTCCTGAAAGGCTATAAAGAAGGACGCTTTCAATTTTCAGAAGATCCGGGTTCTTTAAGACCAACTCCTGGTTGGTAGAGAGATAGAAAATATCCACCTTTCCATAATCTTTTTCAGGATCCAGTTTTTCGGGTTCTGTTTGATCCGGATTTTCGCCGCTACCAGGTTTGTCGGTTTCTTCTTCTTCCTCTTCCTCTTCATTCTCCTCGCCTTCATCTGGTAATTCTTGTTCCGTTTTAATTTGGAAGACTATAGCAAACCTATCAGAATAATATCCGGGTTCTATTTCAATTTCATAATTTCCTCCTCTTAGGTCAGAATATATGTCGCCTTCTTTGTCATATAAGAAAATGTCAAAATCATCTTCTATATTTTCAAGTTTATTGATGCTAATGGAAATGTCACCTTTTTCCTGAGTGTAAATCCCAAGAGGTAAGATTCTGTCCGGGTTAAAGTCCGGCACTCCCTGGATTACGAACTCCCTTTTTCCAATCATCCAGAACATATCCTCCGGCGAATTATCATTGAGGGGTGCGTCATAGCCCAGGTCAAAACCGTCTGTGGTATTAGGATCTACCCCTACCAGAATTTGCCTGTTAAATTTCATTGGGGACTTAAAGTCCAAACGTATTTTTGAACGGTCATCTGTTTTTTCTGATGACTTTGAATTCTGTTCCGGCCTTAAGAACAGGGCATTTCCTGTATTGCCGGTGCTTTCACGAACAAATGCCCGCTGGCTGTTCTTGAATTTCACATCCCCTCCATGAATTGTAATATTGCCTGCAATCTCCTCATCAAGTGTAGTATTAATAAAGAAGCCCTGGGCAACAGGAATATACCTTCCCGGGATCTTGTTGCTCTTTTGATCGTTGGCATTCACTCTTTGATCATTGGAAATTGCCGGTACCCCGTCTAGAAGATTCCTGGTAGCGTAACCCCCAATGTACTCCAGAAGTATATGAGATTTTCCCGCGAAATGATCCCAGAAATAGACTGCACCGTTGAATACATTCTTATCATTCTTTCCGCCGGTAACATCCTTCAGGTTTTCCAGGATAAATGCATTCACATCTATGGCAGATGGGTATGGATTTCCTAAAAGGTAATTTTGATCTGTTCCAATTGTGAGGGCTATCGTTCCATTATTTGGTTTTCCTTTAAAGACATAATTCTGCCTGTCCTCTATAGCAGCATTCCCGGCAGTACCTTTCATGGTATAGCCTTCACCTGCAAGGAGAGTTCCTGTGCTTCCAATGTGCACCCACTCGCTATATACGTTGGCAGTTCCCCTAAATTTGTGTAACCAGTAATTGGAAATCTTTCTTGGGGTTGCAGGAGCACCATCTGCAAACTCATGCCAGGCACCAAAACTTAGCGGCTTTCCGTAATTAGATGTGGAAGAACCATCCATCATTACTCCTCCAATAGTGTAAGTGGAATTATTCGCCGCATCCTGGAGGGATACAGGTGAAGACCAGTAGTTATAGTTGAAACTATTGGCAGTACCCTGTTGGGCCCGTACGATATACCCCTTACTTAACTCTTCCAGGACACTTGTAATACTTTGCGGAAATTCTACTGTGGCATCGGTTATCTCAGCCGTAGTCTTTATATCGGTTTGGATAAGTTGTGATTCCCCTACCAGGTTAATATTTCCATTGAGCTTCAGGTAATGGGAAACCCTTAATGCCTGCCCGGAATTTTGCCAGTCTTCAGTATCACTTGGATTTGCAATTTTTAAGGTCCCACCTTCAGAAAGCAGTCCCAAAACATTGATGTCGTGTCCTCCTGAAGTGATATCATGGTTGATCTTTGCAATGTTCCAAAGGATGGGAGCTCCATTTATTCCAACATCATTAGGATATGTCCACCATTTTTTAAGGTCTTGGTTTCCGGAATTGATATCCCACGTAGCATTAGATTTCCACGGGCCCTCGCTGTCCGATTCATAAGGTAATGGAGCTGAATTCTTTTGTAGAGTTGTAATATTAATAAGCTTCCCCTTAATATCTCCTGTTCTTTCTCCAATTACATAACCGTTTTCCACTTTATTCATGTGATAATAGCCTAAAAGATTGCTCCAGCTTAACATAATATCATCCTCGGGATTATCATTATCTTTGTTGTTTTCTCGAATGTCAATGGGAATCTCCACTCCTCTTACGTTTCCATTATTATTCGTCAACCTTTGATTCATCATAAAGCGCAACTGTTCTGCAGTTAGCGCTGTTTTCCATAGTCTTACTTCTTCTATCCATCCATGGAAATAATTTATTGGAACTAAGGGAGTTGAATTTTTATACATGGCTCCAATGACAAATGGAGATGCTACAGGTATTGAGCTGCTCACTCCAGAACTATTTAGTTCTATACCATCAACATACAATTTAGCATTTGTCCCGTCAAAAGTACCGGCTATATGGTACCAGCGGTTGGTTTGTATTTTATGGGTAGTGTTTAGTGTAGTTCCATTGATACGGAATGTTGGTACCCCATTATTCACTATAATATCATACCCGCCAGAATTTAAATTCTCGGAATCTCTTTTTGAGAGTATGGTTTTTACACCATTAATACTATGGGGTTTAACCCATGCTTCTACAGTAAAAGCTCCATTGAGATTATAATTATTTTCAAAAGTAATGTGATCATCAACTCCATCAAAATCCAGTGTGCTACAAGCTTCAGGGAAAATTACGATTAGTTCGTCACTGTTTACGCAGCCATCCGAATTGGTTATGGTCCAAAGTAGTTTGTAAGTAGTTGATGCATCTCCTGTGAACTGGCTAGAGGGATCTGAAGTATCTGAAAGATTTCCGTTTTCACCTTCAACAATAGTCCAAACCCCAGTCTCTCCTTGAGCCACTGGCTCTGCTGCTAATCTCGTAGATAAAATACCGCATTGATCAAAAACTATGTCTTCCCCGGCATTAATATTAATAGGATCAGGATTGATAATTGTAATGGAAACAGCAGTAGAAGAACAACCATTTGCAATACTAACCGTAAAAGAATAATTTCCTGCTGATAAACCTTCAGCGAGAAAGGTAATATTTTCTGAATTTTCCAATCGTTGAATTTCATTTCCATTAGAATCTGTCACAAAATAAGTATAATCAGGAGAGGTCACCTCGGGAATAAATCCCCCAGCCACGGTTATACTGGCATTTCCATCTTCGCCTCCAAAACAAATAGGATGACTTAAGGTGGTTTCAATTATTTCAAGAGGAGTGGGTTGCAGTAAGATCATGCTCTCCTGGGCAGAACACCCATTAGCATCTGTTACAATTACAGAATATTCACCTTCGCTTAATCCCGTTGCAGTTTGTGTGGTTTGGCCGTTGCTCCAAAGGTATGTAAACGGCGCTGTCCCGGTATTTTCTGTGTGGTTTATGCGTATGGTACCATCATTACTTTCAAAACAGGAAAGATCTGTTTTCTCAAGGGTTATTACTGGTGAGGAGTTTATTTGAATCGTAATCTCATCTGAAATTTGCGGACATGGGTTATCATCTTGTGGAAGATCTGATGTTAAAGTTAAAGTGACGAATCCACGAATTATTTCCTCGGAGCTCGGAGTGTATACGGCATTAAGCGCCGCATTATGGGGTGCAAAGGAACCTGTTCCTCCAATCCAGGTTCCCGATGTTACAGATCCTGTAATTACTCCTTGTAATTCTATTTCACCAGCCTCAGCACAAATTGAAAAATCTTCTCCAGCATTTATGATACTTTCTGAAAATATAGTTACTGCTGTGGTTCCGATGGTAGGATCACAACCATAGGCATCGGTTACGGTTAGTGTATAAATTCCGGAGTCTTCTTCATTAACATTTTCTATAATAGGATTTTCTTCTGTAGATACTACTTCCCCATTTCCATTTGTCCAGGTAAATTGTATTGGTTGCCGCCCCCTGTAATATTTGCATATAATTCTAAAGTTCCTCCACTACAGTGAGGTGAATTACTATCAGGATCTATGGAAAATACAATAGGCTCCAGGGTTCCAAATGATATATCATCTAGGCCGAAATCGTTTCCATCTCTTATAGTTTCTAAATTTATAATTTCAAGTACAGCCGAGGTTGCATTTCCAGAATTCCAAAAAGGGTTGCTGTAAAATTTAACCCATTCGCCGACAGGCCTTCCCCGAAGATCGGCAATAGAACCAGTGGCTTGACCATTAACACGGAATTGTAATCTTGCAGGGGTTTTTGGGTTAACATTCATCCCCCAGGCATTAAAATAATAATTGGTATTGGGCTGGATATTTTCAATGGTTTGTCTCCAGATCACCTTTCCTGTGCCGGGAGCTCCATTTATAATCATAAATCTACCATTGCCAGTTGTATGATCTTTTCCATTAAAATCATTATGATAAGCCCTCGCATCTCTATCTACAGCAAAATCACCTTCCGGATATAGATCACCCGAACCTGTCCTGTTTCTATATTCCGTATAAAATCCTGAAGCACCGGCTTCAAAATCTCCATTAACAATTAATTCATCTGAAATATTTATGGAACCTGATCCTGTACAACCAAACTCATCAATAACGGTAAGAGAGTAGGTTGACGCAATTTCTACTTCCAATTTTCTTCCTCTGCCCAAAATCTCACCCCCAGACTCCCACATATAGGAAACATATTCATTATCGGATATCAATTCAATAAATCTTGAATCTCCACAATAATTAGGGGTAATTGTCACCGCTGGAGGTTGCCTTACAATTACTTTAACTGAATCACTACCAGGACATCCAGTTCCTGGATCAGTATAAGTGGCTGTATAAACGGTAGTTTGGGAAGGTGAAATATTTGTAGGATTTATTTCAGTAGAGGTCCATTCACTAACGTCAGCCGTCCATTCAACTTCTGGTGCCGCAGTTCCGGTTCCGGTAATAGAAAAATTATCAATTGCCCAATACCAATCATTATTTGCATTGTGGTATCTAAATCTAATTTGAACATTTCTGAATCCAATTAAATTATTAATGGAATAGGTCCTTTTCATAAAATTATTCGCCTCACCATCACTAGATCTAAAATCATCTAATTCCAGCCATCCATTCCAGGTTCCACTATTTCTTTGTGTTCTAAATTCTAAATAACCCCTGTCATCAAGAGTTCCTCCGCCTCCGTCCTTATAAACATGCCAAAAACTTAATTCGAGGGAATTATAATTCTGGGTATTAAATGTTGGACTAACTAAATTTACATTACTAAAAGTTCCAGAGCTTGTATTACTGTTTACTAGAAAAAATTGAGAATTGTCATTTGATTGAAAATATGTAGTCTGTGGTTGGCAGCCAAAAAAAAGCTGTAACAAAGTACAAGTTGTAGCGGAAGCAACTTCTTCTTGGCTATTACCTAAACGCCAACGTCTATTGCTGTATTGTTGTTCTGTAGTCCAGCCATGACTGTTATTGTTGAAATTTGAATTTATTAGAACGGATGGGACATTGGATTCATTAGGAAATGACGTATTCGAAAATAAATTTACACTTCCTCCCGGACATATTTCTATTTCGTTACTCACTGGGTTTTCTCCGGCTTTGGCAACTAAAACTTCTGTGTCAGGAGAGGGGGTTACTGTAACGGTAACATTATAAACCTGGGGATTTTCACAATTATTTGAAGCTAAAATATATCTATATGTCACACCCAAAATTTGATTGGTGGTATTAACCAAAGTTTCATTTATACCTCCTGTACCTGAAGTTGCATTATTACTAATTCCTTCTACAGCTGCTCTCGACCATTTGAAAATTGTCCCACCCGTCAAACTGGTTGGGGTATATTCAAAAGGAAGTCCACTGCAAATAGACCCGGCATTCAATGCGCTGTTTAAAAGTGGGGTTGGTGTAACTGTTGTTTTAATTTGAGTGCTATAAAAACAGCCTGTAGGACTTACTAAATTAACATCGTAAACAACTTCAATTGGGTTTGTTGTAAAGTTTACTAATACTTCATTAATATTCCCTGATCCGCTATTTGGTGGAGTCGAAATACCCGAAATTTCAGCTCTGCTCCAATTAAATTCTGTTCCGGGAATATTACTGCTAAAGATATATTCAAAAGCGGTTTCTGAACAAAAACCTGGAACTTGTAATGCACTTGTCAATTGTGGTAAAGGGTTTTCAACAACCGTTACAGGCTTTATCACCGCACAACCACTATTTGTTGTTGCTTTGATATAATATGTGCCAGGGCCTACATTTTGAGGATTCTGTACACTACTAGTAGCTGCTTCATTATTCCAGTAAGTTAATGCAAGGCCTGTGGTGGATCCAGCGGTGATATCAGCATTTGTGAGATCTACTTGAGCAGGAGAACATACCGTATCAGGATTGGTAATAACAAGTTCTGGTGTAGGATTCACAGTTACAATAACATTTACCGGCGCCCCTTCGCAGCCTTTTGCTACAGGAATCACTTTGTAGGTAACAGTTCCTGGTGTTGTTCCGGGATTTAAAAGGATTTGCTGGATTTTGTTCCCGGTGCCCTCACTTGCACCTGTAATTCCACCTGTTGAGGTAACAGTCCATTTAAAGGAGGTTCCAGAAACTGTACCTGTTAGATTAATGTTTGTAGACCCCCTGAACAAATAGCCTGAGAAGCAGGAGAAACGGAAACATTGGGGGTTGGATTAACTGTTACATTATATGTTACCGGGGTTCCTGTACAACCATTTGCTTTAGGAGTTATAGTTATGGTAGCATTTCCGGTTAAGGGAGTAAATGTTGGAATTTCTGTTACACTGGTCTTATTTGATAAACCAATTGCCGCACCTCCTGTTATGTCATATTTTAATCCTGTAGGAAAGCCTTCTAAAGGAAGGGGTGGTGCAGAAACCCCATTACAATAAATTTGATCTGCCGGAGCGGTGACTTTTGGGAATGGATTTATTGTAATAGTAAAAGTTTCAGAATTTCCTTCACAACCGCTCGCCATTGGGGTTGTTGTAATTGTGGCCGTAATAGGTGAATTGGATTCATTAATGGCTTTGAAGACCGGAATAGTACCCTGACCGGTGGTAGCTAAACCTATGTTAGCATTTGAGTTTTCCCATGTAAATTCTGTGCCTTCTACATTAGATACAAAAACAGGTATATTTACATCTTCTCCGGCACAAACTACAATGTTTTGTGGTATTGTAAGAGATGGAATAGGGTCTATGGTTATTGTAAAATTAACCGGGGTACCTTTACAATCATTTCCTATTGGGATTACAGTAAAATTTGCAGTAACAGATTTATTAGTAATGTTTTTTGCCTGAAACTGGGGTATGTTCCCGGTACCACTTGCGGAAATTCCAATATCCAGATTATTTCCATTTATATCCTTGTAAAACCATTCGTAATTTTTATTATCCAGGTCATTACCTGAAAAATCAATTGCGTCTATTTGCTCGAGATGGCAGTAGGAATTACCGTTAATTGAAGGTACATCAACAGTGGGCTCCGGAATAATAACTTTTTGTTCTGCAGTAACCGAATTGTTGGAAGAATCGGTAAAAGTCCAGGTTATAGTATAAGTTCCAAAACTATCAAATTCTAAAGGATCGGAGGTAGTTCCTGTAATGGTACCATCACAATTATCAGTGGTTGTGGGAAAATCTGTGATTTCTTTGCCACAACTCCAGGTGAGATCGGGTATAGTAGGTTTGATTGGAGCCTCATTATCAGTTACAACAATGGTTTGAGTAACCGGTGTTGCTTCAACGCCGTTAATATCAGTTACATTCCAGGTGATTGTCGTTGAACCTACGGGGTAGGCTGCATTCAAAGCCAACCCATCACTTCTGGTTCCTGAAGGATTGCCCACGCTGCAATTATCGGTTGCCGTAGCACTCACGGTTACAACTGCGCCACAGGTTCCTGCATCGCTATTTACATTCAGGTCACCGTTGTGAGTAATTACGGGTTTTTCATTATCAGTTACGACAATGGTTTGAGTAACCGGTGTTGCGTCAACGCCGTTAATATCAGTTACATTCCAGCTGATTGTAGTTGAACCTACGGGATAAGCTGCAGTCAAAGCGAGCCCATCACTTCTTGTTCCTGAAGGATTACCCACGCTGCAATTATCGGTTGCCGTAGCACTCACGGTCACAACTGCGCCACAGGTTCCTGCATCGCTATTTACATTCAGGTCACCGTTGTGAGTAATTACGGGTTTTTCATTATCAGTTACAACAATGGTTTGAGTAACCGGTGTTGCGTCAACGCCGTTGCTATCAGTTATATTCCAGGTGATTGTCGTTGAACCTACGGGGTAGGCTGCATTCAAAGCCAACCCATCACTTCTGGTTCCTGAAGGATTGCCCACGCTGCAATTATCGGTTGCCGTAGCACTCACGCTCACAACTGCGCCACA
Protein-coding sequences here:
- a CDS encoding PKD-like domain-containing protein codes for the protein MFRGSTNINLTGTVSGTSFKWTVTSTGGITGASEGTGNKIQQILLNPGTTPGTVTYKVIPVAKGCEGAPVNVIVTVNPTPELVITNPDTVCSPAQVDLTNADITAGSTTGLALTYWNNEAATSSVQNPQNVGPGTYYIKATTNSGCAVIKPVTVVENPLPQLTSALQVPGFCSETAFEYIFSSNIPGTEFNWSRAEISGISTPPNSGSGNINEVLVNFTTNPIEVVYDVNLVSPTGCFYSTQIKTTVTPTPLLNSALNAGSICSGLPFEYTPTSLTGGTIFKWSRAAVEGISNNATSGTGGINETLVNTTNQILGVTYRYILASNNCENPQVYNVTVTVTPSPDTEVLVAKAGENPVSNEIEICPGGSVNLFSNTSFPNESNVPSVLINSNFNNNSHGWTTEQQYSNRRWRLGNSQEEVASATTCTLLQLFFGCQPQTTYFQSNDNSQFFLVNSNTSSGTFSNVNLVSPTFNTQNYNSLELSFWHVYKDGGGGTLDDRGYLEFRTQRNSGTWNGWLELDDFRSSDGEANNFMKRTYSINNLIGFRNVQIRFRYHNANNDWYWAIDNFSITGTGTAAPEVEWTADVSEWTSTEINPTNISPSQTTVYTATYTDPGTGCPGSDSVKVIVRQPPAVTITPNYCGDSRFIELISDNEYVSYMWESGGEILGRGRKLEVEIASTYSLTVIDEFGCTGSGSINISDELIVNGDFEAGASGFYTEYRNRTGSGDLYPEGDFAVDRDARAYHNDFNGKDHTTGNGRFMIINGAPGTGKVIWRQTIENIQPNTNYYFNAWGMNVNPKTPARLQFRVNGQATGSIADLRGRPVGEWVKFYSNPFWNSGNATSAVLEIINLETIRDGNDFGLDDISFGTLEPIVFSIDPDSNSPHCSGGTLELYANITGGGNQYNLPGQMEMGK
- a CDS encoding LamG-like jellyroll fold domain-containing protein yields the protein MILLQPTPLEIIETTLSHPICFGGEDGNASITVAGGFIPEVTSPDYTYFVTDSNGNEIQRLENSENITFLAEGLSAGNYSFTVSIANGCSSTAVSITIINPDPININAGEDIVFDQCGILSTRLAAEPVAQGETGVWTIVEGENGNLSDTSDPSSQFTGDASTTYKLLWTITNSDGCVNSDELIVIFPEACSTLDFDGVDDHITFENNYNLNGAFTVEAWVKPHSINGVKTILSKRDSENLNSGGYDIIVNNGVPTFRINGTTLNTTHKIQTNRWYHIAGTFDGTNAKLYVDGIELNSSGVSSSIPVASPFVIGAMYKNSTPLVPINYFHGWIEEVRLWKTALTAEQLRFMMNQRLTNNNGNVRGVEIPIDIRENNKDNDNPEDDIMLSWSNLLGYYHMNKVENGYVIGERTGDIKGKLINITTLQKNSAPLPYESDSEGPWKSNATWDINSGNQDLKKWWTYPNDVGINGAPILWNIAKINHDITSGGHDINVLGLLSEGGTLKIANPSDTEDWQNSGQALRVSHYLKLNGNINLVGESQLIQTDIKTTAEITDATVEFPQSITSVLEELSKGYIVRAQQGTANSFNYNYWSSPVSLQDAANNSTYTIGGVMMDGSSTSNYGKPLSFGAWHEFADGAPATPRKISNYWLHKFRGTANVYSEWVHIGSTGTLLAGEGYTMKGTAGNAAIEDRQNYVFKGKPNNGTIALTIGTDQNYLLGNPYPSAIDVNAFILENLKDVTGGKNDKNVFNGAVYFWDHFAGKSHILLEYIGGYATRNLLDGVPAISNDQRVNANDQKSNKIPGRYIPVAQGFFINTTLDEEIAGNITIHGGDVKFKNSQRAFVRESTGNTGNALFLRPEQNSKSSEKTDDRSKIRLDFKSPMKFNRQILVGVDPNTTDGFDLGYDAPLNDNSPEDMFWMIGKREFVIQGVPDFNPDRILPLGIYTQEKGDISISINKLENIEDDFDIFLYDKEGDIYSDLRGGNYEIEIEPGYYSDRFAIVFQIKTEQELPDEGEENEEEEEEEETDKPGSGENPDQTEPEKLDPEKDYGKVDIFYLSTNQELVLKNPDLLKIESVLLYSLSGQVIEEFYNLPVQKETRLPIRSYNSAVYTVKLYTERGLVQKKIIINN
- a CDS encoding beta strand repeat-containing protein — encoded protein: MKAIFVLITFFGFTNFILSETTNLNLREIVQKKIFSEKVEEAIPVVEINSKAVIISRSKISPIPLPAVSGIKMSPTTKAAQPIVTFGEITPATCEGNNDGAIAINVTGGTGDLKYEWTGPGTFSSTEKNISNLLPGSYTIIVIDAEGISSSPETTSITIEDKQHPTITAPATVTVNTNNNTCKASGVTLGTPTTNDNCGIKNTTNDAPADFPVGSTTVTWTVTDNSDNTATATQIVTVTDNEKPVITHNGDQNVNSDAGTCSAAVTVSATATDNCSVGDPSGTRSDGLALNAAYSVGSTTITWSVTDAKGVDATPVTQTIVVTDNEKPVITHNGDLNVNSDAGTCGAVVSVSATATDNCSVGNPSGTRSDGLALNAAYPVGSTTITWNITDSNGVDATPVTQTIVVTDNEKPVITHNGDLNVNSDAGTCGAVVTVSATATDNCSVGNPSGTRSDGLALTAAYPVGSTTISWNVTDINGVDATPVTQTIVVTDNEKPVITHNGDLNVNSDAGTCGAVVTVSATATDNCSVGNPSGTRSDGLALNAAYPVGSTTITWNVTDINGVEATPVTQTIVVTDNEAPIKPTIPDLTWSCGKEITDFPTTTDNCDGTITGTTSDPLEFDSFGTYTITWTFTDSSNNSVTAEQKVIIPEPTVDVPSINGNSYCHLEQIDAIDFSGNDLDNKNYEWFYKDINGNNLDIGISASGTGNIPQFQAKNITNKSVTANFTVIPIGNDCKGTPVNFTITIDPIPSLTIPQNIVVCAGEDVNIPVFVSNVEGTEFTWENSNANIGLATTGQGTIPVFKAINESNSPITATITTTPMASGCEGNSETFTITINPFPKVTAPADQIYCNGVSAPPLPLEGFPTGLKYDITGGAAIGLSNKTSVTEIPTFTPLTGNATITITPKANGCTGTPVTYNVTVNPTPNVSVSPASQAICSGGLQTLI
- a CDS encoding MBL fold metallo-hydrolase, which encodes MMIGEPAGESRVLVDAGMAKSGEGIIKVAEKRFGKGNKPAAIILTLGHFDHVGGLVYFLGE